The window ATCGGGTTATCGGTCTTGATGTTGCAAGCGGTCCCCGCGTTGACAGGGACCGCTTTGTTATTTCCATATCATCCAATCTTAAAGGGCTTTTAAATACACCGATTCATATTTTTTCGCTGCGGAGATATGGGAGTATTCCGACTCGATTTTTTGACGGGCTTTGGCTGCGAATTCCTCTCCTTTTTCAGGATGTTGGAATAAGTAAACAATAGACTCGACTAGTTCTTTGATGTTTTTCTCCTCCACGAGCAAGCCGTCTTCTTGGTGGTTGACAATTTCTTTTAAACCGCCAACCGCGCTGGCGATAAGAGGAGAGCCGGATCCCATCGCCTCTAAAGCAGAAATGGAAGTAGCCTCTTCTACCCCTGCAGAGTGGACGCTAGGAACTAATACGACATCAGAAAGGGCATAAAACTCCTTAATTTGATCGTGCGGAATGGCTCCCAAAAAGACAACATGATCGTTGAGACGGTTTTCTTCCACAATCTCTTTCAATTCATCCAACGCTTCTCCGCTGCCGGCATAAATCAGCTTGGTTTGAGGAAATTCTTTCAATACTTCTGGAAGCGCCAGAGCCGGGTAGATCACTCCATTTTTTCTGGTCAACCGGCGAGGCACAAATAAAACACGGTCATCCGCCGACAAACCATATTTCTTTCTATATTCTTGTTTTTTCTCTTTATTCGGCTTAAATTGATGGATATCGATGAAATTCCGCACCGCCGTGGCATCGATCCCGGAAACTTCTTTCACATACTCCTTCAAGCGCTGATCAACCGTGATGACCTTTCTCGCACCTCGATAGGCTTGTACTTCAATATCTTTCATGTATTCTTCTTCCGCGCTGTTTTCCAGCAACGATCCTTTACTGATGGACTCAAACGTCATATAACCGTGAACAGTAGCCACTGTCGGGATTCCGGTCGCCAATGCGGCTAATACAGTGAAAGGATCTTGGGCATTGATGAGGTCATATCCTTTCTGTTTGTTGGCTTCGATCAACCCATAAAGAAACTTTCTCCTCATCTTGTGCGACCATACAATGCCTTTTCCTTTTTTGAACTTATTTAATATGAAGCTTGGTCCTTGTGCCAGCGCTTTCCGCTTCCATGCAGGCACGTCCGAAAAAGAAAGGATATCCACTTGATGGCCGAGCTCCTCAAGTCCCGCTTTCAATGTCGTCACATGAGTGGACAACCCTCCCGCATGAGGATAATCATAAGCCGTGGCGAGTAAAATTTTCATGATTTGCCTCCTCTTATTTATCAATAAAATGAATCTTTCATTCCATCGTTTCTCAGCTATCGCACGGGTGACCCTTTATGACTGTGCTTTCATGCTTTTTCCTTCTTCTTGCTTGCACAAAAAGGTCATTCATCGTGTCTACGTGATACATCATTAGGAGCAGCACTTTCTTTATCCACGTTACCCCTATATCACCTTTCTCTCTTGTAGGCGGATATAAACAAACGAGTGCACGTCTGAAAGAAAAACCGAATACTCAAAAAGCGCCGGCCATTCGCTTATCCACCTTACATATAAGAGTTTAGCAGAAAATAGTATCGCAAGCGATACGGAAAAAGAGAAAAGTTGTCCCTCTGCACCGGAAGAAAACGAAGGAACAGATCGAATTCCGCCAAAACCAAGAACGGATATAAACAAAAAAGGAGAGCAGGCTGCCAGCCATATACTCTCCTTTTTTTACAAAAATTGTTGCTGATGCGTTTCTCATCTAAATCTTAAGGGGCGCCCAAACGTTTCTGCCGCCATAGAAGCCACTCCTCCAAGGATCATATAGAAATAGGCGGTGAACGTTTTGTCTTCCCAAATATTATAAAGCAGTCCGCAAACATAAACGGCAATTAATATCGAAATAAGCGCATCGTCGTACGGGGAAACCGTATGTCTGTTTTTCCAGAGAAAAGCCAGCATTCCCAGCAGGAAAACGGCAAAGCCAACAACCCCAAGCACCCCTGTTTCGGCAATTACTTGAATATATTGATTATCCGAATAAATATTCAAGTTGATCCCATAATGTTTATAAATCGGCGATGAATACGATTTTGACGCTGAATCGCCAAATGTCGAAAATCCGGAACCAATAACAGGATGGTCTTTAAATATTTGCAGACCCTTTTTGACAATGAACAAGCGGCCGGTATTTTTACTTTGCTCGATCGTACTGCCTTCAAACGTCTCTTTCAGCCGTTTTTCCGCGTGTGATTCATCTCCTTGCTGATCAGGCGCCGCAATCGGCTTTTCTTTCAACACGTTCATATTCTGGACGAATTCCGTCGCTTTTGTCACCGGAATACTGATCACTATTACACTCAGCACGATGATCAGCAAAGCTTTCACAACGGTTTTCCAATTTCTCGACAAAGCCAAATAGGTGATCAAGCCGACGGCAAGGCCAATAGCCGTTCCTCTTGAATACGTCAAAATCCAAACACCCATCATCACAACTGAACCAATGAGGAGAAACAGCTTCGTTCTTTTGGAAACAAGGGTTGATAAATATAGCGTGCAAATAAAGGCGAGCGTTAAGTAAACAGCCAAAACATTTGGATTGTTAATCAACCCGTAAATGCGCTGCCGGTTCGTCGGAGAAATATAACGCTCCACCCATGTTTCCGGCATCAACAAAGTCCGCAATGATACTTTTTCGACAATTCCTTGAACGGAGAGAATCATAGACATAGTAAAAGTAATCCATAAAAAGCGGTGAATATCTTCTTTTTCAATCGACAGCCGCTTCACTGTATAGAAAATCAAGTATGTAATCACAAAAGCCCGAACTTGAAAAATAATAGCCCCTACGGAAACCCCCGTGATAAGCGCGGACACACAACCTATAAGAATGAACAAAAAGAATCCCCATTCAAACAGCGAAAATTGGAACATCTTTTTCCAATCGTTTCGTTGATCCCAAACCGCTCTTAAAAAGGCAGCAATGGCGATTAAATCACCGGCTATTTTCAAAGAGGGATTTATCTCTATTAAAAACGCCCTTGTTGGAAAGTAGATGAGCAAAAACAACAGACCGTCTTTCGGCCGAATAAACGCCAGCGCAGCTACTATGAGCGAAACGGCCAAACCGATCATACTGTTTGGAAAAAAGAGTGCCACCAAAACAAATAAAACCATAACAAGGATGTATTGATACTTCTCTCGAAAACCAGCCATCTATTTGAACCTTCCTTTTACTCTATTTTTTCGACACGCAATGTTTGTCGAAATATTAAGGAAAAACGCAATTTTTCGCAAACACTACTTTTCCGATTATAAATGATTCCTAAGATGGTCGTCAACGACACAAGCGACTGGAATGAATGATGATTTACGCTCCGTTACAGAAAACGGGAATCCCTTTTACGATCATTCTTTCCTGCTAGACTTTTGGATCTAAAAGGAGCGCTTCTTCAACTGGAAAGGGCCGGATCCACCATGCTAAAACAGGATAACAACAACATCGTTTATCCCCTGATCGGTTCAAAAAGCATGGAGGGATCAGACCCTCACACCAT of the Bacillus smithii genome contains:
- a CDS encoding O-antigen ligase family protein is translated as MAGFREKYQYILVMVLFVLVALFFPNSMIGLAVSLIVAALAFIRPKDGLLFLLIYFPTRAFLIEINPSLKIAGDLIAIAAFLRAVWDQRNDWKKMFQFSLFEWGFFLFILIGCVSALITGVSVGAIIFQVRAFVITYLIFYTVKRLSIEKEDIHRFLWITFTMSMILSVQGIVEKVSLRTLLMPETWVERYISPTNRQRIYGLINNPNVLAVYLTLAFICTLYLSTLVSKRTKLFLLIGSVVMMGVWILTYSRGTAIGLAVGLITYLALSRNWKTVVKALLIIVLSVIVISIPVTKATEFVQNMNVLKEKPIAAPDQQGDESHAEKRLKETFEGSTIEQSKNTGRLFIVKKGLQIFKDHPVIGSGFSTFGDSASKSYSSPIYKHYGINLNIYSDNQYIQVIAETGVLGVVGFAVFLLGMLAFLWKNRHTVSPYDDALISILIAVYVCGLLYNIWEDKTFTAYFYMILGGVASMAAETFGRPLRFR
- a CDS encoding glycosyltransferase family 4 protein, with the protein product MKILLATAYDYPHAGGLSTHVTTLKAGLEELGHQVDILSFSDVPAWKRKALAQGPSFILNKFKKGKGIVWSHKMRRKFLYGLIEANKQKGYDLINAQDPFTVLAALATGIPTVATVHGYMTFESISKGSLLENSAEEEYMKDIEVQAYRGARKVITVDQRLKEYVKEVSGIDATAVRNFIDIHQFKPNKEKKQEYRKKYGLSADDRVLFVPRRLTRKNGVIYPALALPEVLKEFPQTKLIYAGSGEALDELKEIVEENRLNDHVVFLGAIPHDQIKEFYALSDVVLVPSVHSAGVEEATSISALEAMGSGSPLIASAVGGLKEIVNHQEDGLLVEEKNIKELVESIVYLFQHPEKGEEFAAKARQKIESEYSHISAAKKYESVYLKAL